The Streptococcaceae bacterium ESL0687 genome has a segment encoding these proteins:
- a CDS encoding Rrf2 family transcriptional regulator: MQFTKAFEQGVCVMAMLTTQDPNIPLASKSIHKHLGVSMTYIQKIVRKLVVSNLLVSVSGKNGGFQLARPASEITYLDVVEAIEGPIDTFPNTNLIGRVLRDIADDAKIIKAEEALHESFRQADELWRQSLAARKIDDLVNESLNGKEFYTINWNEISPKNELLVKKIIKRRQ, translated from the coding sequence ATGCAATTTACCAAGGCATTTGAGCAGGGAGTATGTGTGATGGCCATGTTGACCACTCAAGATCCCAATATCCCTTTAGCCTCAAAAAGTATCCATAAACATCTTGGCGTTTCAATGACCTATATTCAGAAAATAGTTCGGAAACTTGTTGTTTCTAATCTTTTGGTCTCTGTATCAGGCAAGAATGGTGGCTTTCAGCTGGCCAGACCAGCAAGTGAAATTACCTACCTCGATGTTGTTGAGGCCATTGAAGGACCGATTGATACCTTCCCCAATACCAATTTAATTGGGCGGGTTTTAAGAGATATTGCTGATGATGCAAAAATAATTAAGGCAGAAGAAGCCCTTCATGAATCTTTTAGGCAGGCTGACGAATTGTGGAGGCAAAGTCTAGCTGCTAGAAAAATTGATGATCTTGTAAATGAATCTTTAAATGGGAAAGAATTTTATACTATTAATTGGAATGAAATCTCTCCTAAAAATGAGTTATTAGTTAAAAAAATTATTAAAAGGAGGCAGTAA